A window of the Oscillospiraceae bacterium NTUH-002-81 genome harbors these coding sequences:
- a CDS encoding transglutaminase-like domain-containing protein produces MRKNRRMIITSVFLFLGLSCLGGCSSSDGSHATSDAQTATAAANIAGTSGENAGASDSHRETITDVTLPEESGTITYGNEAVSIDASNTSDGYVMIRYQGASDMAKLQITIPDETVYTYTLLPDTDSAFPLSGGDGTYSIAVLEHAYDNMYAMAFSQEISVTLADEFRPFLCPNQYVWYTKESQTVQLGISLSDQSADDLDYVQNVYNYVIEHITYDKEAAANISANYIPDVDATLASGKGICFDYASLMTAMLRSQGIPTRLDVGYSGTAYHAWISVYLKESGWVSGIIEFDGKNWTLMDPTLAASNSSKEVKKYIGDGSNYTVKYVY; encoded by the coding sequence ATGAGAAAAAACAGACGAATGATCATCACATCTGTATTTCTCTTCCTGGGTCTTTCCTGTCTTGGCGGCTGTTCCTCTTCGGATGGCAGCCACGCGACCTCCGACGCCCAGACAGCAACGGCGGCCGCCAATATCGCCGGCACCTCCGGAGAAAATGCCGGAGCTTCTGACAGCCACAGGGAGACCATCACCGATGTCACGCTCCCGGAAGAATCCGGCACGATCACCTACGGAAATGAAGCCGTCTCCATTGACGCTTCCAACACATCCGACGGCTATGTGATGATCCGCTACCAGGGTGCTTCCGACATGGCCAAGCTGCAGATCACCATCCCGGACGAGACCGTATATACCTATACCCTGCTGCCGGACACCGACAGTGCATTCCCCCTGTCCGGTGGAGACGGCACCTACAGCATCGCTGTTCTGGAGCACGCCTATGATAATATGTACGCCATGGCTTTTTCCCAGGAGATCAGCGTGACACTCGCCGATGAGTTCCGCCCGTTTCTCTGCCCGAACCAGTATGTGTGGTATACAAAAGAAAGCCAGACCGTACAGCTTGGCATCTCCCTCTCCGATCAGTCTGCCGACGATCTGGATTATGTGCAGAACGTTTACAACTATGTGATTGAACATATTACCTACGACAAGGAAGCAGCGGCAAACATTTCTGCCAATTACATTCCGGATGTGGATGCCACCCTGGCATCCGGCAAGGGCATCTGCTTCGACTATGCTTCCCTCATGACCGCCATGCTGCGCTCCCAGGGTATCCCCACCCGGCTGGATGTGGGCTATTCCGGCACCGCCTACCACGCCTGGATCAGCGTATATCTGAAGGAATCCGGCTGGGTCAGCGGCATCATCGAATTCGACGGCAAAAACTGGACGCTGATGGATCCCACACTGGCCGCCAGCAACAGCAGCAAAGAAGTGAAAAAATACATCGGCGACGGAAGCAATTATACTGTAAAATATGTATATTAG
- a CDS encoding GGDEF domain-containing protein: MRKHDIVKTIQLIIFILLTAFGCYKIFTNHSLYHMIASDPDVRIMFALLWFVLGLSFFFIFLDFSFSASYKKDYRELDFAVHSDPVAGIANRYSCDALIEKYLDRPLPDTLGCIMFDLTNIQEINTLYGHLQGNAVIRDFSNILKLASVNMCFVGRNGGNKFLAIFEDTTPEQMDAFLRLVNQRVSAYNSMAEQLPLKYAYGRAYHEGAQIRTITQLISLANQRISDTSEEV, translated from the coding sequence ATGAGAAAACACGATATTGTCAAAACGATCCAGCTGATCATTTTTATCCTGCTGACCGCTTTTGGCTGTTATAAGATTTTTACCAACCACAGTCTTTACCATATGATCGCATCGGATCCCGATGTGCGCATCATGTTTGCGCTGCTATGGTTTGTGCTTGGCCTCTCGTTTTTCTTTATTTTCCTGGACTTTTCCTTTTCCGCTTCATATAAAAAGGATTACCGGGAACTGGATTTTGCGGTGCACTCCGATCCCGTGGCCGGGATTGCCAACCGCTACAGCTGCGACGCGCTCATTGAGAAATATCTGGACCGGCCGCTGCCGGACACGCTGGGCTGTATCATGTTCGACCTGACGAATATCCAGGAGATCAACACCCTGTACGGCCATCTGCAGGGCAACGCCGTGATCCGGGATTTTTCCAATATTCTGAAGCTTGCCTCTGTAAACATGTGCTTCGTCGGCCGCAACGGCGGCAATAAGTTTCTGGCGATCTTTGAGGATACGACGCCGGAGCAGATGGATGCGTTCTTGCGTCTGGTGAACCAGCGGGTGTCTGCCTACAACTCCATGGCAGAGCAGCTTCCGCTGAAATACGCCTACGGCAGGGCCTACCACGAAGGCGCACAGATCCGTACCATCACACAGCTGATCTCCCTTGCCAACCAGCGGATCAGCGACACATCGGAAGAAGTATAA
- a CDS encoding sigma-70 family RNA polymerase sigma factor, translating into MSVLDYQYIAKLVTRTMTGDSDAFAELYAATYQRLYHFAYHYLKDEYLAQDALQETYILVLKNIHSLKNPELFISWLNQICFRICFNMQKKNTKHKTELSDYEASAASQETDPTDNPESQAIRIDEKEYLMRQVLNLPFTESQVIFLKYYQNMKLEDIAKMLDISRSSVKRYLISGRRRLKQLIEH; encoded by the coding sequence GTGTCTGTTTTAGATTATCAATATATCGCGAAGCTGGTTACCCGGACGATGACCGGGGATAGTGACGCTTTTGCAGAACTGTATGCAGCAACGTATCAGCGGCTGTACCATTTTGCCTATCATTATCTGAAAGATGAATATCTGGCCCAGGACGCCCTGCAGGAAACATACATTCTCGTCCTGAAGAACATCCATAGTCTGAAAAATCCGGAGCTGTTTATCTCCTGGCTGAATCAGATCTGCTTCCGTATCTGCTTTAACATGCAGAAAAAAAACACCAAACACAAGACGGAGCTCAGCGACTACGAAGCCTCTGCGGCCTCTCAGGAGACTGATCCCACTGACAATCCGGAGAGTCAGGCCATCCGCATCGATGAAAAAGAATACCTCATGCGGCAGGTGCTGAACCTTCCATTTACAGAATCTCAGGTGATATTCCTGAAATATTATCAAAATATGAAGCTGGAAGATATTGCAAAAATGCTGGATATCAGCCGAAGTTCCGTGAAGCGTTACCTGATCAGCGGCCGCAGACGGCTCAAACAGCTGATCGAACATTAG